The nucleotide window AGTTTTGAAGTATGAATCTACTGCTGCGCCATCTCGTTGCCGGCCTGCGGTATGATACGCCTTCCATGCAAGTTCCATGTCGGTCCCAGTGAAGAAGACATCATCGAGTTTGCAGTTCGCAACCCATCGGCCAAGCGCACGATGTTCGCGTTCCGATGTCGCACCGAGCTCGAACATATCACCGAGCACAGCAATTTTTCGACCGTCTGCCGGAAAGGATTCCAGAGTCCGGAGTGCGGCTTCCATTGAGTCCGGATTCGCATTGTATGCATCGTTGAGGATCGTCACACCGTCCGGGGTATGTACTACTTCGAGCCGTTTTGTGTGTGGTCGAAATTGTTCGATCTGCGTCTTGATCTCGGTCCGCCGAAGTCCGAAATGCATCGCAACTGCAATCGCCGCCGCGACCATGTTAGGTGCGTAATCCGCAATCAGATGCGTGCGAACCTTGAACGACTTGCCTCCAGATCCAATGCGGAGCTCCATTCGCCCGTCTTTGGTCGTCGCGATCTTCTCGGCAAACACATGTTTCGGGCGTCCTTCATCGTGGGTACCGAAAGTCCAACACCGATCATCGAACATTTTTGCGGCGGGCCGAAGGTAGCGGTCATCCATGTTGACAAACGCGATGCCGCGTCGGGCGTTGACCTGCTCGAATGCCGCCCCCTCCTCAGTTGCGACACCTTTCAGATCTTTGAAAAATTCGAGATGCTCTCGGCCGATATTCGTCACGAGCACATGTGTCGGCTCTGCGACACTGCAAAGCCACGCAATCTCGCCAGGATGATTGGTGCCGATTTCGAGCACCGCCAGACCGTGTCCATCGCGAAGTTGAAACAACATTCGTGGCACGCCAATCTGGTTGTTGAAATTCGCCTCGGTCTTTAGAACATCGAACGCATCGGAGAGCACATGCGCCACTAATTCCTTTGTCGTGGTTTTGCCGTTCGAACCGGCAATGGCCAACACGGGAATATTGAATTTCTTGCGATACCGATTTGCGAGCGCGCCTAATGCATCGAGCGTATCCTTGACGATAAGCATTGGAAGCCCCGGCTTACTTTTATGCCCACGAGACCACTCTTCAGAGACGATTGCCGCGATCGCATGCTCGCGCTGGACGTCCGGCAAGAACTTATGTCCATCGAAATTTGGGCCTCTCAGCGCAACAAAAAGATCGTTCTGCCGCACAGTTCTCGAATCGGTCGAGACATCGTGGAAGGTCAGATTCGGATCGAGTTCGGAGAGTCCGATCTCTCGAACGAACGGGACCGAGAGCAAGTCAAGAACGGTAAGATTCAATTTCGAGGTGCCGGTGCGGTGAGTATGCCAAAGCGAATCGATTGCTGCGGACCTTCCAACTGCCCGGGGCCGCTCGGGACGTTGACATAACAGCACCTATAGTCGATCCGGCTCCCGTCGCAGCTCGCGAAATCCGCGTATTTCATCGCATTCGAAGCACTTCTTCGCGGTCGTCGAAATGATGTCGTTCCTGACCAATGATTTGATACTGTTCATGTCCCTTTCCCGCAATAAGAATCACATCCCCGGATTTCGCACGGATCACTGCTTTATTAATTGCCAGACTCCGATCCATTTCCATTTCGACTTTCTTTCTGGAAATGGATGGAATACCGATAAAGATCTCATCAATGATTTCCTGAGGTGACTCCGATCGCGGGTTATCGGAAGTGATAATCACGATATCCGATCGCTCCGCTGCAATCTGGCCCATGAGCGGGCGTTTCGACCGATCACGATCTCCTCCGCACCCAAAGACCGTGATTATACGTGCCTGCGGCTCGAGTTGCCGAATGGTATCGAGCACGTGCTCCAATGCGTCTGGCGTGTGCGCATAATCGATGATCGCTGTGGCGCCACCAGCCAGCGATATCGTTTCAAATCTGCCGCGCACCGGTCCAAGACTGGGAGTGAGCGTCGCTATGGTTGCGAGCGAACAATCTTCGACGCCGAAATACAGCGCGCCGATTGCGGACATCAGGTTCTCCACATTAAACGCGCCCACGAGTCCGGAATG belongs to Bacteroidota bacterium and includes:
- the murF gene encoding UDP-N-acetylmuramoyl-tripeptide--D-alanyl-D-alanine ligase, translated to MNLTVLDLLSVPFVREIGLSELDPNLTFHDVSTDSRTVRQNDLFVALRGPNFDGHKFLPDVQREHAIAAIVSEEWSRGHKSKPGLPMLIVKDTLDALGALANRYRKKFNIPVLAIAGSNGKTTTKELVAHVLSDAFDVLKTEANFNNQIGVPRMLFQLRDGHGLAVLEIGTNHPGEIAWLCSVAEPTHVLVTNIGREHLEFFKDLKGVATEEGAAFEQVNARRGIAFVNMDDRYLRPAAKMFDDRCWTFGTHDEGRPKHVFAEKIATTKDGRMELRIGSGGKSFKVRTHLIADYAPNMVAAAIAVAMHFGLRRTEIKTQIEQFRPHTKRLEVVHTPDGVTILNDAYNANPDSMEAALRTLESFPADGRKIAVLGDMFELGATSEREHRALGRWVANCKLDDVFFTGTDMELAWKAYHTAGRQRDGAAVDSYFKTKKQLAMALRAILKPGDAVLIKGSRGMKMEELIEMLQRA